A section of the Streptomyces xinghaiensis S187 genome encodes:
- a CDS encoding mercuric transporter: protein MTPPPTQPGDRRGGLLGTLAVVGVALLPIICCAGPVLLASGALAGLGGVLVSPWLLAPAAVLLAGALTWWLRRRRTGNGDACCLPAPRTDQHDRDLLRKQ from the coding sequence ATGACGCCTCCGCCCACCCAGCCCGGTGACCGCCGCGGCGGCCTGCTCGGCACCCTCGCCGTCGTCGGCGTCGCCCTGCTGCCGATCATCTGCTGCGCCGGGCCGGTGCTGCTGGCCAGCGGCGCCCTGGCCGGACTCGGCGGGGTGCTGGTCAGCCCCTGGCTGCTGGCCCCGGCCGCGGTCCTGCTGGCCGGCGCTCTCACCTGGTGGCTGCGCCGCCGCCGCACCGGCAACGGCGATGCCTGCTGCCTCCCGGCCCCCCGCACCGACCAGCACGACCGCGACCTGCTCCGCAAGCAGTGA
- the merA gene encoding mercury(II) reductase, with protein sequence MLQAHTGYDLAIIGSGAGAFAAAIAARNKGRSVVMVERGTTGGTCVNVGCVPSKALLAAAEARHGAQAASRFPGIQATEPALDFPALISGKDTLVGQLRAEKYTDLAAEYGWQIVHGTATFADGPMLEVALNDGGTATVEAAHYLIATGSAPTAPHIDGLDQVDYLTSTTAMELQQLPEHLLILGGGYVGLEQAQLFARLGSRVTLAVRSRLASREEPEISAGIENIFREEGITVHTRTQLRAVRRDGEGILATLTGPDGDQQVRASHLLIATGRRSVTNGLGLERVGVKTGERGEVVVDEYLRTDNPRIWAAGDVTCHPDFVYVAAAHGTLVADNALDGAERTLDYTALPKVTFTSPAIASVGLTEAQLTEAGIAHQTRTLSLENVPRALVNRDTRGLVKLIAERGTGKLLAAHVLAEGAGDVITAATYAITAGLTVDQLARTWHPYLTMAEALKLAAQTFTSDVAKLSCCAG encoded by the coding sequence GTGCTCCAGGCACACACCGGTTACGACCTGGCGATCATCGGCTCGGGCGCCGGCGCATTCGCCGCGGCCATCGCGGCCCGCAACAAGGGCAGGAGTGTGGTGATGGTCGAGCGCGGCACCACCGGCGGCACCTGCGTGAACGTCGGCTGCGTGCCGTCCAAGGCGCTGCTGGCCGCCGCCGAGGCCCGTCACGGCGCCCAGGCGGCGAGCCGGTTCCCCGGCATACAGGCCACCGAGCCCGCGCTGGACTTCCCCGCGCTGATCAGCGGCAAGGACACGCTGGTGGGGCAGCTGCGGGCGGAGAAGTACACCGACCTGGCCGCCGAGTACGGCTGGCAGATCGTGCACGGCACCGCCACCTTCGCCGACGGCCCCATGCTGGAGGTCGCGCTGAACGACGGCGGCACCGCCACCGTCGAGGCCGCCCACTACCTGATCGCCACCGGCTCCGCCCCCACCGCGCCGCACATCGACGGCCTGGACCAGGTGGACTACCTGACCTCCACCACCGCCATGGAACTCCAGCAGCTCCCCGAGCACCTGCTGATCCTCGGCGGCGGCTACGTCGGTCTGGAGCAGGCCCAGCTCTTCGCCCGCCTCGGCAGCCGGGTCACCCTGGCCGTCCGCTCCCGCCTGGCCTCCCGGGAAGAGCCGGAGATCTCCGCCGGAATCGAGAACATCTTCCGCGAGGAGGGCATCACCGTCCACACCCGCACCCAGCTCCGTGCGGTCCGCCGCGACGGCGAGGGCATCCTCGCCACCCTCACCGGCCCCGACGGCGATCAGCAGGTGCGCGCCAGCCACCTGCTCATCGCCACCGGACGACGGTCCGTCACCAACGGCCTCGGCCTGGAGCGGGTCGGGGTGAAGACCGGCGAGCGCGGCGAGGTCGTGGTGGACGAGTACCTGCGCACCGACAACCCCCGCATCTGGGCGGCCGGAGACGTCACCTGCCACCCGGACTTCGTGTACGTCGCCGCCGCGCACGGCACCCTGGTCGCCGACAACGCCCTGGACGGCGCCGAGCGCACCCTGGACTACACCGCCCTGCCGAAGGTCACCTTCACCAGCCCCGCCATCGCCTCGGTCGGACTGACCGAGGCCCAGCTGACCGAGGCCGGTATCGCCCACCAGACCCGCACCCTGTCCCTGGAGAACGTGCCCCGGGCGCTGGTCAACCGTGACACCCGCGGCCTGGTCAAGCTCATCGCCGAACGCGGCACCGGGAAGCTGCTGGCCGCCCACGTCCTCGCCGAGGGAGCGGGCGACGTCATCACCGCCGCCACCTACGCGATCACCGCCGGCCTCACCGTCGACCAGCTCGCCCGCACCTGGCACCCCTACCTGACCATGGCCGAAGCGTTGAAGCTCGCCGCCCAGACCTTCACCTCCGACGTCGCCAAGCTCTCCTGCTGCGCCGGCTGA
- a CDS encoding tyrosine-type recombinase/integrase, whose protein sequence is MVAEAPGSVRLALAPNVVLLDPEPAVSSAMKEGWARQQSARFLQASTIQPRLRLIQRFEDFTGLYPWQWTPADGEAFIVHLRSGAKPIQLSTARSYEVVIELFVEFLLDRRYGWVETCQERFGLSPQVIFHEGNSVLHSVEYEGDPRRRPLTYDEVQALFDAADARPRRIHGQGRKGALTALRDAAALKTIYAYGTRRTESSKVDLVDLRRHRKAPQFGQAGSMTVRYGKSSKGTPPKRRTVLLVPEMDWVVDVLDEWVHEIRPRLSPDRHPALWVTERVGRMSPRSINEAFVTARQDAGLDEDLDLHCLRHSYITHLTEFGYPARFVQEQVGHTHASTTAIYMGVSDEYRNQLLEASLKRRLGDDWDLK, encoded by the coding sequence ATGGTCGCTGAGGCACCCGGTTCGGTGCGTCTTGCCCTGGCCCCGAACGTTGTCCTTCTGGACCCGGAGCCAGCGGTTTCCTCTGCAATGAAGGAGGGATGGGCTCGGCAGCAGTCCGCGCGGTTTCTCCAGGCTTCGACGATCCAGCCCCGGCTGCGTCTGATCCAACGGTTCGAGGATTTCACGGGGTTGTACCCGTGGCAGTGGACTCCCGCCGATGGCGAGGCGTTCATCGTCCACCTTCGCAGCGGGGCCAAGCCGATCCAGTTGTCTACGGCTCGGTCCTACGAGGTGGTGATCGAGCTGTTCGTGGAGTTCCTGCTGGACCGCCGGTACGGGTGGGTTGAGACCTGCCAGGAACGGTTCGGCCTGTCACCGCAGGTGATCTTTCACGAGGGCAACTCTGTCCTGCACTCGGTGGAGTACGAGGGCGATCCCCGGCGTCGGCCTCTGACTTACGACGAGGTCCAAGCGCTGTTTGACGCCGCCGATGCCCGGCCCCGACGCATTCACGGGCAGGGCCGCAAGGGCGCACTCACCGCGCTACGTGATGCTGCCGCGCTCAAGACGATCTACGCGTACGGAACCCGGCGGACCGAGTCCTCGAAGGTCGACCTGGTGGATTTGCGGCGGCACAGGAAGGCGCCGCAGTTCGGGCAGGCCGGCAGCATGACCGTCCGGTACGGCAAGTCCTCCAAGGGGACACCGCCGAAGCGACGGACCGTGCTTCTGGTCCCTGAGATGGACTGGGTAGTCGACGTCCTCGACGAGTGGGTGCACGAGATTCGCCCGCGGCTCTCGCCGGACCGGCACCCGGCCTTGTGGGTGACCGAGCGGGTCGGACGGATGTCTCCCCGCTCGATCAACGAGGCGTTCGTGACGGCACGCCAGGACGCCGGCCTCGACGAGGACCTCGACCTGCACTGTCTGCGCCACAGCTACATCACGCATCTGACCGAGTTCGGCTACCCTGCCCGCTTCGTTCAAGAGCAGGTGGGCCATACCCACGCTTCTACGACGGCCATCTACATGGGCGTCTCTGACGAGTACCGGAACCAGCTCCTGGAGGCTTCGCTGAAGCGCCGGCTGGGTGACGACTGGGACCTTAAATGA
- a CDS encoding ArsR/SmtB family transcription factor has product MKSPALAGSLATAEVPCTHLDTTARFFRALADPTRLKLLQFILRGERTSAECVEHAGISQPRVSVHLSCLVDCGYVSARRDGKKLRYSVGDPRVADLVMLARSLAADNAAALDCCTRIPGEGEQR; this is encoded by the coding sequence ATGAAATCCCCTGCCCTTGCCGGATCCCTGGCCACGGCCGAGGTGCCGTGCACGCACCTGGACACCACGGCCCGGTTCTTCCGCGCGCTGGCCGACCCCACCCGGCTGAAGCTGCTGCAGTTCATCCTGCGTGGCGAGCGCACCAGCGCGGAGTGCGTCGAGCACGCCGGTATCTCCCAGCCCCGGGTGTCGGTCCACCTGTCCTGTCTCGTGGACTGCGGCTATGTGAGCGCCCGCCGGGACGGCAAGAAACTGCGCTACTCCGTCGGCGACCCCCGCGTCGCGGATCTGGTCATGCTGGCCCGGTCGCTGGCCGCCGACAACGCCGCCGCCCTGGACTGCTGCACCCGCATCCCCGGAGAGGGGGAGCAGCGATGA
- a CDS encoding helix-turn-helix domain-containing protein, producing the protein MIKKMGYEWCLRATMAEHQMFQTSDLVPLLAERGVTLSREQVYRLVTQPPQRMSMDTLVALCDIFECTPNDLIKPKVVNAQVKKTADGQAEPLPLKERRTTIRRPGQP; encoded by the coding sequence ATGATCAAGAAGATGGGCTACGAGTGGTGTCTGCGGGCCACGATGGCCGAGCACCAGATGTTCCAGACCTCGGACCTGGTGCCGCTCCTGGCGGAACGTGGCGTGACCCTGTCGCGTGAGCAGGTCTACCGCTTGGTGACACAGCCGCCCCAGCGGATGAGCATGGACACCTTGGTCGCGCTGTGCGACATCTTCGAGTGCACACCGAACGATCTCATCAAGCCGAAGGTAGTCAACGCACAGGTCAAGAAGACCGCGGACGGACAGGCCGAGCCACTGCCGCTGAAGGAGCGGCGTACCACGATCCGGCGCCCGGGTCAGCCGTGA
- a CDS encoding TlpA family protein disulfide reductase, producing MTSPSPTARRTRLRRRTALALAAAATAALTLSACGTDTKANTPATSAGSGNAAAAKADTVALLDDTTLAVPGDKPSALFFFSVGCGECAGGAKSLDKAAQAFDKAGKKANFLAVDMDPNESKQTIMQFLDYIKAPALPATIDKGAALSQRYQVAALSTLIVVAPQGKVTYRATDPSADQIQDALKKAGA from the coding sequence ATGACCTCACCGTCCCCCACCGCCCGCCGCACCCGCCTGCGCCGCCGTACCGCCCTGGCTCTGGCTGCGGCTGCCACCGCTGCGCTCACCCTGTCCGCCTGCGGTACCGACACCAAGGCGAACACCCCCGCCACGAGCGCTGGCAGCGGCAACGCCGCCGCTGCCAAGGCGGACACCGTCGCCCTCCTCGACGACACCACGCTGGCGGTGCCCGGGGACAAGCCCTCCGCCCTGTTCTTCTTCTCGGTGGGCTGCGGCGAGTGCGCCGGCGGGGCCAAGAGCCTGGACAAGGCCGCCCAGGCGTTCGACAAGGCCGGGAAGAAGGCCAACTTCCTCGCGGTGGACATGGACCCGAACGAGTCGAAGCAGACGATCATGCAGTTCCTCGACTACATCAAGGCCCCGGCTCTGCCCGCCACCATCGACAAGGGCGCCGCCCTCTCCCAGCGCTACCAGGTCGCCGCGCTGTCCACACTGATCGTCGTCGCCCCGCAGGGCAAGGTCACCTACCGGGCCACCGACCCCTCCGCCGACCAGATCCAGGACGCCCTGAAGAAGGCAGGCGCGTGA
- a CDS encoding superoxide dismutase family protein: protein MNAVTSVKSRRTAARWGGWRTRAAAGGSAAPAVLLVLVLALTGGLPFVGQAGAAEPDPERSDGSPAAAGDAPFGHWLRDVLGPRLPEDGSTAARDAGAPEGGGERTSRDAPRFSRVSAASSFAPVPPHGLLNAVTYDTEAVPPGARIGVRQWTDPEGTTVRLRVGGLEPGRAYGAHVHTRPCGAEPDSSGPHYQHRRDPEQPSTDPRYANPDNEVWLDFTTDEAGDGAAEARQDWNFRPGEARSVVLHEHTTATEDGAAGTAGARLACFTVPFAAQR, encoded by the coding sequence ATGAACGCGGTGACATCGGTGAAGAGCAGGCGTACGGCGGCCCGTTGGGGCGGGTGGCGGACCCGGGCGGCGGCCGGCGGCAGTGCCGCCCCGGCCGTCCTGCTCGTCCTGGTGCTGGCCCTGACCGGCGGCCTGCCGTTCGTGGGGCAGGCCGGCGCGGCGGAGCCGGACCCGGAGCGGAGTGACGGAAGCCCTGCCGCCGCCGGCGACGCGCCGTTCGGCCACTGGCTCCGCGACGTGCTCGGCCCCCGTCTGCCGGAGGACGGCTCCACCGCCGCCCGGGACGCCGGGGCCCCGGAAGGGGGCGGGGAGCGGACGTCCCGGGACGCCCCCCGGTTCTCCCGGGTCAGCGCGGCTTCGTCATTCGCGCCGGTGCCCCCGCACGGCCTGCTGAACGCGGTCACCTACGACACGGAAGCCGTGCCGCCCGGGGCCCGGATCGGCGTGCGCCAGTGGACGGACCCGGAGGGGACGACGGTGCGGCTCCGGGTGGGCGGGCTCGAGCCCGGCCGCGCCTACGGAGCCCATGTGCACACCCGGCCCTGCGGCGCCGAACCGGACTCCTCCGGGCCGCACTACCAGCACCGCCGGGACCCCGAACAGCCGTCCACCGACCCCCGGTACGCCAACCCGGACAACGAGGTGTGGCTGGACTTCACCACTGACGAGGCCGGCGACGGCGCGGCGGAGGCCCGGCAGGACTGGAACTTCCGGCCCGGCGAGGCCCGTTCCGTGGTGCTGCACGAGCACACCACGGCGACGGAGGACGGCGCGGCCGGTACCGCCGGTGCGCGGCTGGCCTGCTTCACGGTGCCGTTCGCCGCGCAGCGCTGA
- the ligD gene encoding non-homologous end-joining DNA ligase, whose product MSIIAEVEGRRLALSNLEKVLYPSGFTKGEVLHYYAAVAPALLPHLHDRPLSLLRYPDGAGGEHFFAKNVPPGAPAWVKTAEVPRSEDKWARQILVQDLPTLVWVANLVTELHTPQWKAAEPALADRLVLDLDPGSPATVVECCVVADWLRERLAGDGLHAYAKTSGSKGLHLLVPLHPPAPSREVTSYAKALAVEATRAMPGLVTHRMSRSLRPGKVFVDFSQNAAAKTTAAPYTLRARDTPTVSTPVEWAEVRACADPEQLAFRAGDLPGRLEGHGDLLAGLLDPERGHPLPDLRAP is encoded by the coding sequence ATGTCGATCATCGCCGAGGTGGAGGGGCGGCGGCTGGCGCTCAGCAATCTCGAGAAGGTCCTCTATCCGAGCGGTTTCACCAAGGGTGAGGTCCTGCACTACTACGCCGCTGTCGCGCCGGCACTCCTGCCCCACCTGCACGACCGCCCGCTGTCCCTGCTGCGCTATCCGGACGGCGCGGGGGGCGAGCACTTCTTCGCGAAGAACGTGCCGCCCGGTGCCCCCGCCTGGGTGAAGACCGCCGAGGTCCCGCGCTCGGAGGACAAATGGGCGCGGCAGATCCTGGTGCAGGACCTGCCGACGCTGGTCTGGGTGGCGAACCTCGTCACCGAGCTGCACACCCCGCAGTGGAAGGCCGCCGAGCCCGCCCTCGCCGACCGTCTCGTCCTCGATCTCGACCCGGGCAGCCCGGCGACGGTCGTCGAGTGCTGCGTCGTCGCGGACTGGCTGCGCGAGCGGCTGGCCGGGGACGGCCTGCACGCCTACGCCAAGACGAGCGGTTCCAAGGGGCTGCACCTGCTCGTCCCGCTGCACCCTCCCGCGCCCTCGCGCGAGGTCACCTCCTACGCCAAGGCCCTGGCGGTGGAGGCCACGCGGGCGATGCCGGGGCTGGTCACCCACCGGATGTCCCGCTCGCTGCGGCCGGGGAAGGTCTTCGTCGACTTCAGCCAGAACGCGGCCGCCAAGACCACCGCCGCGCCGTACACGCTGCGGGCCCGCGACACCCCGACCGTCTCCACGCCGGTGGAGTGGGCGGAGGTCCGGGCCTGCGCGGACCCGGAGCAGCTCGCCTTCCGCGCCGGTGACCTGCCGGGACGGCTGGAGGGGCACGGGGACCTGCTGGCCGGGCTCCTCGACCCGGAACGCGGCCACCCGCTGCCGGACCTGCGGGCGCCATGA
- a CDS encoding Ku protein, with amino-acid sequence MRSIWKGSISFGLVSIPVKVFGATENHSVSFRQVHAADGGRIRYRKVCELDEEEVPTEEITKAFEAADGTTVPLSDEDLSALPLPTARTIEILAFVPADTVDPLQLDRSYYLGADGGGAAKPYVLLREALNRSEKVAIAKLALRGRETLAMLRVVDDALALHTMLWPDEIRPATGVAPDTEVGIRDAELDLADTLMETLGDLDPGELHDEYREAVEALVAAKLEGVEPEEARERVEAGGKVIDLMAALENSVRAAREGRGEEAGAAGGEGAAGAEGEEAEGDVRELRSGKGAGKGAGKTAAGKTAARKSTAKRGEAEEEGAGKAGKKTGGSRKSTAAKKSGSAAKDSRGRRSTSGAAKKTASAKKRDRATG; translated from the coding sequence GTGCGATCCATCTGGAAGGGTTCCATTTCCTTCGGCCTGGTCAGCATCCCGGTCAAGGTCTTCGGGGCGACGGAGAACCACTCGGTCTCGTTCCGCCAGGTCCACGCGGCCGACGGCGGGCGCATCCGCTACCGCAAGGTCTGCGAGCTGGACGAGGAGGAAGTCCCCACGGAGGAGATCACCAAGGCCTTCGAGGCCGCCGACGGGACGACCGTGCCGCTCAGCGACGAGGACCTCTCCGCGCTGCCGCTGCCCACCGCCCGCACCATCGAGATCCTCGCCTTCGTGCCCGCCGACACCGTGGACCCCCTCCAGCTCGACCGCTCGTACTACCTCGGTGCCGACGGCGGCGGCGCGGCCAAGCCGTACGTCCTGCTCCGCGAGGCGCTGAACCGCAGCGAGAAGGTGGCCATCGCCAAACTGGCCCTCCGCGGCCGCGAGACCCTGGCGATGCTGCGGGTCGTCGACGACGCCCTCGCCCTGCACACCATGCTCTGGCCGGACGAGATCCGGCCCGCGACCGGGGTCGCGCCCGACACCGAGGTCGGCATCCGCGACGCGGAACTCGACCTCGCCGACACCCTGATGGAGACCCTCGGCGACCTGGATCCCGGGGAGCTGCACGACGAGTACCGGGAAGCCGTCGAGGCGCTGGTCGCCGCGAAGCTGGAGGGCGTCGAGCCGGAGGAGGCGCGGGAGCGGGTGGAGGCCGGGGGCAAGGTCATCGACCTGATGGCCGCGCTGGAGAACAGCGTCCGCGCGGCACGGGAGGGGCGCGGCGAGGAGGCCGGGGCGGCAGGCGGGGAGGGGGCCGCCGGGGCGGAGGGCGAAGAAGCGGAGGGCGACGTCCGGGAGCTGCGGTCCGGGAAGGGCGCCGGAAAGGGCGCCGGGAAGACGGCGGCCGGGAAGACGGCGGCGCGGAAGAGCACCGCCAAGCGCGGGGAAGCGGAGGAGGAAGGGGCGGGCAAGGCCGGCAAGAAGACCGGGGGAAGCCGGAAGAGCACGGCGGCGAAGAAGAGCGGATCGGCGGCAAAGGACTCCCGCGGGCGGCGGAGCACGTCCGGGGCGGCGAAGAAGACGGCGTCCGCCAAGAAGCGGGACCGCGCCACCGGCTGA
- a CDS encoding cytochrome c biogenesis CcdA family protein: MNGLLALAFAAGMLAPVNPCGFALLPAWITAALGDSDASPLPVRLTRALRSGAALTLGFAGTLAAAGLIVSAGARALIQAAPWLGLATGILLLLLGAVMLTGRTPSLRLHLTTSTRRSAGPPTARRMAAFGVGYAAASLSCTFGVLLAVIAQAQATASFAGLLAVFAAYAAGSAAVLLLVAVTTAAAGAALTRKITALARHGTRITAAVLVLTGAYLAWYWYPAATGGATTAAPGGGLATFSATATAWIQAHTTAIAVTAVVVVLAVAAAAIRHRTRQPARHSTPTGTAPSAAAADDCCAPQPVPTPASTDRDSDGHCC; encoded by the coding sequence ATGAACGGCCTGCTCGCCCTCGCCTTCGCCGCCGGGATGCTCGCCCCGGTCAACCCCTGCGGCTTCGCCCTGCTGCCCGCCTGGATCACCGCCGCCCTGGGCGACAGCGACGCCTCCCCGCTGCCGGTACGCCTCACCCGCGCCCTGCGCTCCGGCGCCGCCCTCACCCTCGGCTTCGCCGGCACCCTCGCAGCCGCCGGACTCATCGTCAGCGCCGGAGCCCGCGCCCTGATCCAAGCCGCCCCCTGGCTGGGCCTGGCCACCGGCATCCTCCTGCTGCTCCTCGGCGCCGTCATGCTCACCGGCCGCACACCCAGCCTGCGGCTGCACCTGACCACCAGCACCCGCCGGTCGGCGGGCCCCCCGACCGCCCGGCGCATGGCGGCCTTCGGCGTCGGCTACGCCGCCGCGTCCCTGTCGTGCACCTTCGGCGTGCTGCTCGCCGTCATCGCCCAGGCCCAGGCCACCGCCAGCTTCGCCGGGCTCCTCGCGGTCTTCGCCGCCTACGCCGCCGGATCGGCCGCCGTCCTGCTGCTCGTCGCGGTCACCACCGCCGCCGCGGGCGCCGCCCTCACCCGCAAGATCACCGCCCTGGCCCGGCACGGCACCCGCATCACCGCCGCCGTCCTCGTCCTCACCGGCGCCTACCTGGCCTGGTACTGGTACCCCGCTGCCACCGGCGGCGCCACCACCGCCGCCCCCGGCGGCGGCCTCGCCACCTTCTCCGCCACCGCCACCGCCTGGATCCAGGCCCATACCACCGCCATCGCCGTCACCGCCGTGGTGGTCGTCCTCGCTGTGGCGGCCGCCGCCATCCGCCACCGCACACGGCAGCCGGCCCGCCACTCCACTCCCACCGGGACAGCCCCCTCCGCCGCCGCAGCGGACGACTGCTGCGCGCCCCAGCCCGTCCCCACACCGGCCTCAACCGACCGCGACAGCGACGGCCACTGCTGCTGA
- the merB gene encoding organomercurial lyase MerB → MDSQAQQLATRLTTAFNGGGAASSRPWLWRPLLQLLAQGRPVTVEQIAQATDRTPDQVREALAANPDTEYDERGRITGSGLTQNPTPHHFEVDGQQLYTWCALDTLIFPAILGRPAHVTSPCHATGTPVRLTVEPDQVTSVEPATAVVSIVTPDAPASIRTAFCNQVHFFATPDAGKGWLEEHPVATVLPVADAYQLGRPLTEALLTGDTPPGCC, encoded by the coding sequence ATGGACTCCCAGGCCCAGCAGCTCGCCACCCGGCTGACCACCGCGTTCAACGGCGGCGGAGCCGCCAGCTCCCGCCCCTGGCTGTGGCGCCCGCTACTCCAACTCCTCGCCCAGGGCCGACCCGTGACCGTCGAGCAGATCGCCCAGGCCACCGACCGCACCCCCGACCAGGTCCGCGAGGCCCTCGCCGCCAACCCCGACACCGAATACGACGAGAGGGGCCGGATCACCGGCAGCGGCCTCACCCAGAACCCCACCCCGCACCACTTCGAGGTCGACGGGCAGCAGCTCTACACCTGGTGCGCGCTGGACACCCTGATCTTCCCCGCCATCCTCGGCCGCCCCGCCCACGTGACGTCCCCGTGCCACGCCACCGGCACCCCCGTCCGCCTCACCGTCGAACCGGACCAGGTCACCAGCGTGGAGCCGGCCACCGCCGTCGTCTCGATCGTCACCCCCGACGCCCCGGCCTCGATCCGCACCGCCTTCTGCAACCAGGTCCACTTCTTCGCCACCCCCGACGCGGGCAAGGGCTGGCTGGAGGAGCACCCCGTCGCCACCGTCCTGCCCGTGGCCGATGCCTACCAACTCGGCCGACCCCTCACCGAGGCGCTCCTCACCGGCGACACCCCGCCCGGCTGCTGCTGA
- a CDS encoding DedA family protein — MLEDLGSLTAAPCIYVIVVVSVLLDVFLPVLPSGVLVIAAATAAAGAGAADAVDAATGAAGPAAGGVPDLLVLALCAATASVLGDLAAYRLARRGGERFDRAIARSRRLSSAQDRLGTALVRGGGPLVLLARFAPAGRSVVSLGAGAAHRAVREFLPWSALAGLMWAGYGVSLGYVGGQWLGASWFGAAVSVLALLAAGSAAAYALRRPARPDGPRPDATA; from the coding sequence GTGCTGGAGGATCTGGGGTCGCTGACGGCGGCCCCGTGCATCTACGTCATCGTCGTGGTGTCGGTGCTGCTCGACGTCTTCCTGCCCGTGCTGCCGAGCGGGGTCCTGGTGATCGCGGCGGCCACCGCGGCGGCGGGCGCGGGTGCGGCCGACGCCGTCGACGCCGCCACCGGTGCGGCCGGCCCCGCCGCGGGCGGTGTGCCGGACCTCCTGGTGCTCGCCCTCTGCGCCGCGACCGCCTCCGTCCTCGGCGACCTGGCCGCGTACCGGCTGGCCCGGCGCGGCGGCGAGCGGTTCGACCGCGCCATCGCCCGGTCCCGCCGGCTCTCCTCCGCGCAGGACCGGCTGGGCACCGCGCTGGTCCGGGGCGGCGGCCCGCTGGTGCTGCTCGCCCGCTTCGCGCCCGCGGGCCGGTCGGTGGTGAGCCTGGGCGCGGGCGCCGCGCACCGCGCGGTCCGCGAGTTCCTGCCGTGGTCCGCGCTGGCGGGCCTGATGTGGGCGGGCTACGGCGTGAGCCTCGGCTATGTCGGCGGGCAGTGGCTGGGCGCCTCCTGGTTCGGCGCCGCCGTCTCGGTGCTGGCCCTCCTCGCGGCGGGCTCGGCGGCCGCGTACGCCCTCCGGCGCCCTGCCCGCCCCGACGGGCCGCGGCCGGACGCGACGGCGTAG